A genomic window from Gossypium hirsutum isolate 1008001.06 chromosome D10, Gossypium_hirsutum_v2.1, whole genome shotgun sequence includes:
- the LOC107915731 gene encoding very-long-chain enoyl-CoA reductase — MAIPIVLEIVFPPSLVLVAASVLSLISLAILGVLETKEIHLKYSKFFNASSSSSSISFKVPSRVGMFLIYTPAFLVGVASFWLFPDGDFRFLLLKSAITIHFFKRILEVIFIHKYSGEMSLDTIIIILVSYFFVSLSLIYTQTFNQGRSEPSIDLKYLGIVLFLIGISGNFYHHCILSQLRTKGDKEYKIPKGGLFELVICPHYLFEILGFLGISLISQTLYSFSTTLGIAVYLMCRGYVTRKWYMSKFEDFPKEVKAVIPYVF, encoded by the exons ATGGCTATTCCTATAGTGCTTGAAATTGTATTTCCACCGAGTTTGGTCCTCGTTGCAGCATCTGTTTTAAGTCTAATATCGCTGGCAATTCTTGGGGTTTTAGAAACGAAAGAGATTCACTTGAAATATTCCAAGTTCTTcaatgcttcttcttcttcttcttcgattaGCTTTAAAGTTCCCAGTAGAGTTGGCATGTTCTTGATCTACACACCAGCTTTCCTTGTCGGTGTTGCTTCCTTTTGGCTTTTCCCTGATGGAGACTTTAGGTTTCTTTTGCTCAAATCTGCCATTACCATCCATTTCTTTAAGAGAATTCTTGAG GTGATTTTCATTCATAAATACAGTGGAGAGATGTCTCTAGACACAATAATAATTATACTTGTCAGCTATTTCTTTGTCAGTTTAAGCCTGATTTACACACAAACTTTCAATCAAGGACGCTCAGAACCGTCCATTGATTTGAAGTACCTTGGAATTGTGTTGTTTTTAATAGGAATCAGTGGCAATTTCTACCACCATTGCATTCTTTCCCAGCTAAGAACAAAGGGTGACAAAGAGTACAAGATCCCCAAAGGTGGTTTGTTTGAGTTGGTGATTTGCCCACACTATCTGTTTGAGATTTTAGGGTTCTTGGGAATTAGTTTGATTTCTCAAACATTGTACTCATTTTCTACCACTCTAGGCATTGCTGTGTACTTGATGTGCAGGGGTTATGTCACCAGGAAATGGTACATGTCTAAGTTTGAAGATTTTCCCAAAGAAGTCAAAGCTGTAATTCCATATGTGTTTTGA